A part of Curtobacterium sp. MCLR17_036 genomic DNA contains:
- a CDS encoding acyl-CoA dehydrogenase, which yields MVDTAPARSAARPAGAADPTDADAAPASGVVTEGAPKPDATGDPAGGTPTAGTDTDVQIDVAVVQQLLLGRWADDRRTSRRLALDPAMHKIEGMAYADARARTLDQLRILVDAGAIQRPYPEEFGGQSNHGGNLAAFEELTTADPSMQIKAGVQWGLFGSAVHHLGTERNHREFLPGIVSFDVPGCFAMTETGHGSDVQSIATRATYDPETREFKIHTPFRGAWKDYIGNAALHGKAAVVFAKLVTQGVDHGVHAFYVPLRDADGAFLPGVGGEDDGYKGGLNGIDNGRLHFDHVRVPRTNLLNRYGDVAEDGTYSSPIASPGRRFFTMLGTLVQGRVSLDGAAVVAQKIGLQIALTYAAQRRQFPTGDGTEGVLLDYGRHQRRLIPRLATVFAQSFAHEQLLRTFDDVFSGRQDTPERREDLETQAAAFKSMSTWSALDTLQECREACGGAGFLAENRLTGLRADLDVYVTFEGDNTVLLQLVGKRLLTEFRAKAPKDPAATARFAASIAAGKLADASGVRRIGQSVADRGSLARSVADLRDAGSQRALLAGRVETMVAEIGMRLASAGKDRARAARLLNRSQHELIEAAKAHAELMQWDAFTDALEQVPEGDTRRVLVWLRDLFALGLLEQHLDWYLVHGRLSAQRARAVSAGVDRLVARLRPIVPRLLETFGYEDGHVRAPIALGEEQARQDEAAAWFAAEAAAGRLPEQEKKPRA from the coding sequence ATGGTCGACACCGCACCCGCACGTTCCGCCGCCCGCCCCGCTGGGGCCGCCGACCCGACCGACGCCGACGCGGCGCCCGCCTCCGGCGTCGTCACCGAGGGTGCGCCGAAGCCCGACGCGACCGGAGACCCCGCCGGCGGCACGCCGACCGCGGGCACGGACACGGACGTGCAGATCGACGTCGCCGTGGTGCAGCAGCTCCTGCTCGGACGGTGGGCGGACGACCGCCGCACCTCGCGGCGGCTGGCGCTCGACCCGGCGATGCACAAGATCGAGGGGATGGCGTACGCCGACGCGCGCGCCCGCACGCTCGACCAGTTGCGCATCCTGGTCGACGCCGGCGCGATCCAGCGGCCCTACCCCGAGGAGTTCGGCGGCCAGAGCAACCACGGCGGCAACCTCGCCGCGTTCGAGGAGCTCACGACCGCCGACCCGTCGATGCAGATCAAGGCCGGTGTGCAGTGGGGCCTGTTCGGCTCCGCGGTCCACCACCTCGGCACGGAGCGCAACCACCGCGAGTTCCTGCCGGGCATCGTCTCGTTCGACGTCCCCGGCTGCTTCGCGATGACGGAGACCGGACACGGCTCGGACGTCCAGAGCATCGCCACCCGCGCCACCTACGACCCGGAGACGCGCGAGTTCAAGATCCACACGCCGTTCCGCGGAGCGTGGAAGGACTACATCGGCAACGCCGCCCTGCACGGCAAGGCCGCGGTCGTGTTCGCGAAGCTCGTGACGCAGGGCGTCGACCACGGCGTGCACGCGTTCTACGTGCCGCTCCGCGACGCCGACGGGGCGTTCCTGCCCGGCGTCGGCGGCGAGGACGACGGCTACAAGGGCGGCCTGAACGGCATCGACAACGGCCGGCTGCACTTCGACCACGTCCGGGTCCCCCGCACGAACCTGCTCAACCGCTACGGCGACGTCGCCGAGGACGGCACGTACTCGTCGCCGATCGCCTCGCCCGGTCGGCGCTTCTTCACGATGCTCGGCACCCTGGTGCAGGGCCGGGTCTCGCTCGACGGGGCCGCGGTGGTGGCGCAGAAGATCGGGCTGCAGATCGCGCTCACCTACGCCGCGCAGCGCCGCCAGTTCCCGACCGGGGACGGCACCGAGGGCGTCCTGCTCGACTACGGCCGGCACCAGCGTCGGTTGATCCCGCGCCTGGCGACGGTGTTCGCGCAGTCGTTCGCCCACGAGCAACTCCTGCGCACCTTCGACGACGTGTTCAGCGGGCGGCAGGACACCCCCGAGCGCCGTGAGGACCTGGAGACCCAGGCCGCGGCCTTCAAGTCGATGTCGACCTGGTCGGCGCTCGACACCCTGCAGGAGTGCCGCGAGGCCTGCGGCGGCGCGGGCTTCCTCGCCGAGAACCGGCTCACCGGGCTCCGCGCCGACCTCGACGTCTACGTCACCTTCGAGGGCGACAACACCGTCCTGCTGCAGCTCGTCGGCAAGCGGTTGCTCACCGAGTTCCGCGCGAAGGCCCCGAAGGACCCGGCAGCGACCGCGCGCTTCGCGGCGTCGATCGCCGCCGGCAAGCTGGCCGACGCCAGCGGCGTGCGCCGCATCGGGCAGAGCGTCGCCGACCGCGGATCGCTGGCCCGCTCCGTCGCCGACCTGCGCGACGCCGGCTCCCAGCGCGCCCTGCTCGCGGGTCGCGTCGAGACGATGGTCGCCGAGATCGGGATGCGCCTGGCCTCGGCGGGCAAGGACCGTGCCCGCGCGGCCCGGCTGCTGAACCGCTCGCAGCACGAGCTCATCGAGGCCGCGAAGGCGCACGCCGAGCTCATGCAGTGGGACGCGTTCACCGACGCCCTCGAGCAGGTCCCCGAGGGCGACACCCGACGGGTGCTCGTCTGGCTCCGCGACCTGTTCGCCCTCGGTCTGCTCGAGCAGCACCTGGACTGGTACCTGGTGCACGGGCGCCTGTCGGCGCAGCGGGCCCGGGCGGTGTCGGCCGGGGTCGACCGGCTCGTGGCCCGGCTGCGGCCGATCGTGCCCCGGCTGCTCGAGACCTTCGGCTACGAGGACGGGCACGTGCGTGCGCCGATCGCCCTCGGCGAGGAGCAGGCACGCCAGGACGAGGCCGCGGCGTGGTTCGCCGCCGAGGCCGCCGCCGGTCGTCTGCCCGAGCAGGAGAAGAAGCCCCGCGCGTAG
- a CDS encoding oligopeptide:H+ symporter — protein sequence MSRTTPSHKSSTEQPDRGGRTFFGQPFELSTPFAVELWERFSFYGMQGIVLLYMYYTVKNGGLGISEGVATGIMGAYGGAVYLFTIIGAWIADRLLGADRTLFGSAVVVMLGHIALALIPGVAGVGVGLVLIALGSGGLKATATTIVGGLYRRDDVRRDAGFSLYYLGVNLGAFAGPLLTGLLQNTLGFHYGFGLAAVGMAAGLTQYAVRRKHLPEVVRDVTNPVDRRRLPLIVVGAVVAVVLVVVAVLTGLLTVDTLPLVVVAVVVLATIGYFVVILSSGITPQERSRVFAFIPLFIGSAVFWSLYQQQFTVVTIYSDQRLDRSVFGSEMPVSWVTSINPVFIIVLSGVFAALWTRLGDRQPSTPTKFGLGTGIMGVAFLLFLPFVGTGENGTPLLALVGILLVFTLAELLLSPVGQSVATKLAPAKFQTQMVALFFLSVSLGTAATGVLSQYYDPEHEAPYFTVLGLVAVAVGVVLLLVAKPVLRLMRGIR from the coding sequence ATGTCCCGCACCACCCCGTCACACAAGTCCAGCACCGAGCAGCCGGATCGGGGTGGCCGCACCTTCTTCGGACAACCGTTCGAGCTCTCGACCCCGTTCGCCGTCGAACTGTGGGAGCGCTTCTCGTTCTACGGCATGCAGGGCATCGTCCTGCTGTACATGTACTACACGGTGAAGAACGGCGGCCTCGGAATCAGCGAGGGCGTCGCGACCGGCATCATGGGCGCCTACGGCGGCGCGGTCTACCTGTTCACCATCATCGGGGCCTGGATCGCCGACCGGCTGCTCGGCGCCGACCGGACCCTGTTCGGCAGCGCCGTCGTCGTCATGCTCGGGCACATCGCCCTCGCGCTCATCCCCGGGGTCGCCGGGGTCGGCGTCGGCCTCGTGCTCATCGCGCTCGGGTCCGGCGGACTCAAGGCGACCGCCACGACGATCGTCGGCGGCCTCTACCGCCGCGACGACGTCCGCCGCGACGCCGGGTTCTCGCTGTACTACCTCGGGGTCAACCTCGGCGCCTTCGCCGGCCCGCTGCTCACCGGGTTGCTGCAGAACACGCTCGGCTTCCACTACGGGTTCGGCCTCGCCGCGGTCGGCATGGCCGCCGGGCTCACGCAGTACGCGGTGCGCCGGAAGCACCTGCCCGAGGTCGTTCGCGACGTCACCAACCCCGTCGACCGACGCCGGCTGCCGCTCATCGTCGTGGGGGCGGTCGTCGCCGTGGTGCTCGTCGTCGTCGCCGTGCTGACCGGTCTGCTGACCGTCGACACCCTGCCCCTCGTCGTGGTCGCCGTCGTCGTGCTCGCGACCATCGGCTACTTCGTCGTGATCCTGTCGAGCGGGATCACCCCGCAGGAACGCTCGCGCGTGTTCGCGTTCATCCCGCTGTTCATCGGCAGCGCGGTCTTCTGGTCGCTGTACCAGCAGCAGTTCACCGTCGTCACGATCTACTCGGACCAGCGGCTCGACCGGTCCGTGTTCGGCTCGGAGATGCCGGTGTCGTGGGTGACGTCGATCAACCCGGTCTTCATCATCGTGCTCTCCGGCGTCTTCGCGGCACTCTGGACCCGGCTGGGCGACCGGCAGCCGTCCACCCCGACGAAGTTCGGCCTCGGCACCGGCATCATGGGCGTCGCGTTCCTGCTCTTCCTGCCGTTCGTCGGCACCGGCGAGAACGGTACCCCGCTGCTCGCACTCGTCGGGATCCTGCTCGTCTTCACGCTCGCCGAACTCCTGCTGTCGCCCGTGGGCCAGTCGGTGGCGACGAAGCTCGCGCCGGCCAAGTTCCAGACGCAGATGGTCGCGCTGTTCTTCCTGTCGGTGTCGCTCGGCACCGCGGCCACCGGCGTCCTGTCCCAGTACTACGACCCGGAGCACGAGGCGCCGTACTTCACGGTGCTCGGACTCGTGGCCGTCGCGGTCGGCGTCGTGCTCCTGCTCGTCGCCAAGCCGGTGCTGAGGCTCATGCGCGGCATCCGCTAA
- a CDS encoding SbcC/MukB-like Walker B domain-containing protein, translated as MTDTFEIPALFDTVAQWRAESMQVVNWGGFHGHRQVELSGTATLISGASGTGKSTLMDAYLAVMMPSDVPFNGASNDATTGRARSADQRNLLTYLRGKVDTRRDPESGALRDVNLRGDDQTTWGAAAVTFRNDDERRFTVLRAYIVPKRARGVGDIQMTMATVDDTFDLRRLEEFVPSRFHHLELTGRVPGLVIRDTYQELAYTLQTRLGIGDSGGGNRAMRLLARIQAGQHLPTVDALYKSLVLETPGTYEAADRALAHFSALDEAYEAMDTEERKVRILSPITDLHDEIARATEAAAALDGIATGAEVSPFAHWTATRKRALLDDEVARNARERTAARAEVEAAEARHTAVDIELRDAEARLRDQGGNALAHLEDRIDRLGRERDAVVRTRTTFDERTAVLGLAASLSSEAGFTSAQRASHDFLGTYAEARSQLDDRRDALTREEYPLLDRERSLRQERQSLEHRQGAMPLPMHEARLAMARAAGIDPSELPFVAELLDVLPGEERWRTAIESVLAPVARTLLVDQDRLADFSEAIDALRLPVRVQFEGVPTGPHLDLDGDPAMVSGKLAIKPSPFSTWVRERIESDRTDARCVTSASDLGGGGRRVTESGQLRDGRRGAHGDRRQSNVIGFTNEARVAAVEQELASIAQDLATLEARRTDVAQDRSALDVLRAAHQHVVDVTWAAIDVSGTDESLARLDEERQALLSADDGLRTLRSAVSRLRASLDEAADRRAAARRSVTRLDERHAVLVDGQDAAAEILARFDDTPESLPDDAQARLLSETFDEVGAPDGIDGFDDATRRLKRRLEERLTQALDGAAAASTSLTLTFQRYQDAWPDPNLGTGVASYPDYHAILDQIVATGLHARRSEWRRRLSQWSGEDLVPLAGAFDRAVVEIEERLEPVNEILRELPFGANRDRLKIQIRRVTREDVTAFRRELRALSASVDTELTDDVLETRFRRLRRFMAVIRPDPSVPRGGRTTQRDAVLDVRRHMEITAVRYDTSGADLGVYSSLGDKSGGETQELVAFIVGAALRYQLGDETRPRPRFAPVFLDEAFIKADSEFAGRAVTAWLRLGFQLVVSAPLDKVTALEPSMERLLSMRKHPETGHSSITEIARVEPAAV; from the coding sequence GTGACCGACACGTTCGAGATCCCGGCGCTCTTCGACACGGTCGCGCAGTGGCGCGCCGAGTCGATGCAGGTCGTCAACTGGGGCGGTTTCCACGGCCACCGGCAGGTCGAGCTGTCCGGCACGGCGACGCTCATCTCCGGCGCATCGGGCACCGGCAAGTCCACCCTGATGGACGCCTACCTGGCCGTGATGATGCCGTCCGACGTGCCGTTCAACGGTGCCTCGAACGACGCAACCACCGGCCGCGCGCGCAGCGCGGACCAGCGCAACCTGCTCACCTACCTGCGCGGCAAGGTCGACACCCGGCGCGACCCCGAGTCCGGCGCCCTGCGCGACGTCAACCTGCGCGGCGACGACCAGACCACGTGGGGTGCGGCGGCGGTCACGTTCCGGAACGACGACGAGCGACGATTCACCGTGCTGCGCGCGTACATCGTGCCGAAGCGTGCACGGGGCGTCGGCGACATCCAGATGACCATGGCGACGGTCGACGACACCTTCGACCTGCGCCGGCTCGAGGAGTTCGTGCCGTCGCGGTTCCACCACCTCGAGCTGACCGGCCGGGTGCCGGGGCTCGTCATCCGCGACACCTACCAGGAGCTCGCGTACACCCTGCAGACCCGCCTCGGCATCGGCGACTCCGGCGGCGGCAACCGCGCGATGCGCCTGCTCGCCCGGATCCAGGCCGGGCAGCACCTGCCGACGGTCGACGCGCTCTACAAGTCGCTCGTGCTCGAGACCCCGGGCACGTACGAGGCGGCCGACCGCGCCCTCGCGCACTTCTCGGCGCTGGACGAGGCGTACGAGGCGATGGACACCGAGGAGCGCAAGGTGCGCATCCTCTCCCCCATCACCGACCTGCACGACGAGATCGCGCGCGCGACCGAGGCCGCTGCGGCACTCGACGGCATCGCCACCGGCGCCGAGGTCTCCCCGTTCGCGCACTGGACCGCCACCCGGAAGCGTGCGCTGCTCGACGACGAGGTCGCCCGCAACGCGCGTGAGCGCACCGCGGCCCGCGCCGAGGTCGAGGCCGCCGAAGCCCGGCACACCGCCGTCGACATCGAGCTCCGCGACGCCGAGGCCCGGCTCCGCGACCAGGGCGGCAACGCGCTCGCCCACCTCGAGGACCGCATCGACCGGCTCGGCCGCGAACGCGACGCCGTGGTCCGCACCCGCACCACCTTCGACGAGCGCACCGCCGTGCTCGGGCTGGCGGCGTCGCTCTCGTCGGAAGCCGGCTTCACGAGCGCCCAGCGGGCGTCCCACGACTTCCTCGGGACGTACGCGGAGGCACGCTCGCAGTTGGACGACCGCCGCGACGCCCTGACCCGCGAGGAGTACCCGCTCCTCGACCGCGAGCGGTCCCTGCGCCAGGAGCGGCAGTCGCTCGAGCACCGGCAGGGCGCGATGCCGCTGCCGATGCACGAGGCCCGCCTCGCCATGGCCCGCGCCGCCGGCATCGACCCGTCCGAACTGCCGTTCGTGGCGGAGCTGCTCGACGTGCTGCCCGGCGAGGAACGCTGGCGCACGGCGATCGAGTCCGTCCTGGCCCCCGTCGCCCGGACGCTGCTCGTCGACCAGGACCGCCTGGCCGACTTCAGCGAGGCGATCGACGCGCTGCGCCTGCCGGTGCGCGTGCAGTTCGAGGGCGTGCCGACCGGCCCGCACCTGGACCTCGACGGCGACCCGGCCATGGTCTCCGGCAAGCTCGCCATCAAGCCGTCGCCGTTCAGCACCTGGGTGCGCGAGCGGATCGAGTCGGACCGCACCGACGCCCGCTGTGTCACCTCGGCATCGGACCTCGGCGGAGGCGGACGCCGGGTCACCGAGTCCGGACAGCTGCGCGACGGCCGTCGGGGCGCGCACGGTGACCGCCGGCAGTCGAACGTCATCGGCTTCACGAACGAGGCCCGCGTCGCCGCGGTCGAGCAGGAGCTCGCCTCGATCGCGCAGGACCTCGCCACGCTCGAGGCCCGCCGCACCGACGTCGCGCAGGACCGCAGCGCGCTCGACGTGCTCCGCGCCGCGCACCAGCACGTGGTCGACGTCACGTGGGCCGCGATCGACGTCTCCGGCACCGACGAGTCCCTCGCGCGCCTCGACGAGGAACGGCAGGCACTGCTCTCCGCAGACGACGGGCTGCGGACCCTGCGCTCGGCGGTCAGCCGGCTCCGGGCGTCCCTCGACGAGGCGGCCGACCGCCGGGCCGCCGCACGCCGCTCCGTCACCCGGCTCGACGAGCGGCACGCCGTCCTCGTCGACGGCCAGGACGCCGCCGCCGAGATCCTCGCGCGCTTCGACGACACCCCGGAGTCGCTGCCCGACGACGCGCAGGCGAGGCTGCTGTCCGAGACGTTCGACGAGGTCGGGGCGCCCGACGGCATCGACGGCTTCGACGACGCCACCCGCCGGCTCAAGCGCCGGCTCGAGGAACGGCTGACCCAGGCGCTCGACGGCGCCGCGGCGGCCTCGACCTCGTTGACGCTGACGTTCCAGCGGTACCAGGACGCCTGGCCCGACCCGAACCTCGGCACCGGCGTCGCGTCGTACCCCGATTACCACGCGATCCTCGACCAGATCGTGGCGACCGGCCTGCACGCGCGTCGGAGCGAGTGGCGTCGACGGCTGTCGCAGTGGAGCGGCGAGGACCTCGTCCCGCTCGCCGGTGCCTTCGACCGCGCCGTCGTCGAGATCGAGGAACGCCTGGAACCGGTCAACGAGATCCTGCGGGAGCTGCCCTTCGGCGCGAACCGGGACCGCCTGAAGATCCAGATCCGCCGGGTCACCCGCGAGGACGTCACCGCCTTCCGCCGCGAGCTCCGCGCCCTGTCCGCCTCGGTCGACACCGAGCTGACCGACGACGTGCTCGAGACCCGGTTCCGACGGCTCCGGCGCTTCATGGCGGTCATCCGGCCCGACCCGTCCGTTCCGCGCGGCGGCCGGACCACGCAGCGCGACGCCGTGCTCGACGTCCGCCGGCACATGGAGATCACGGCCGTCCGGTACGACACGTCCGGTGCCGACCTCGGCGTCTACTCGTCGCTCGGCGACAAGTCCGGCGGTGAGACGCAGGAGCTCGTGGCCTTCATCGTCGGCGCGGCCCTGCGCTACCAGCTCGGCGACGAGACCCGGCCGCGGCCCCGGTTCGCGCCGGTGTTCCTCGACGAGGCGTTCATCAAGGCGGACTCGGAGTTCGCGGGCCGTGCGGTCACCGCGTGGCTCCGGCTCGGGTTCCAGCTCGTCGTCAGCGCACCGCTCGACAAGGTCACGGCGCTCGAGCCGTCGATGGAGCGGCTCCTGTCCATGCGCAAGCACCCCGAGACGGGCCACTCCTCCATCACCGAGATCGCCCGGGTGGAGCCCGCCGCCGTCTGA
- a CDS encoding DUF4194 domain-containing protein — MSDTTPAPVDETVPYDDPASELQDDERDESSFALFEGDEGRLDEHQRRALVALLRHSYVSSRTHPDEWRAVLDAEYQLRSRLNDLFLELHVDRDREVAWKRQARSESQRRTFPTLLRDLPYTREETIVLVYLRMRLRADARPGPDQVVVDRSEILGHVAGFRPATATDRTRDEGRVAKAIERLVTARILIRTSDPDRFRVASVVEVLLPLERLLELDAWLRTTTAQGEATAPGGEPTDRDDPGLPADGEAETDTDDEGETEA, encoded by the coding sequence GTGAGCGACACGACGCCGGCACCGGTCGACGAGACGGTCCCCTACGACGACCCCGCATCCGAGTTGCAGGACGACGAGCGCGACGAGTCCAGCTTCGCCCTCTTCGAGGGCGACGAGGGCCGGCTCGACGAGCACCAGCGGCGGGCCCTGGTGGCGCTGTTGCGGCACTCGTACGTCAGCTCCCGCACGCACCCCGACGAGTGGCGTGCGGTCCTCGATGCCGAGTACCAGCTGCGGTCCCGCCTGAACGACCTGTTCCTCGAGCTGCACGTCGACCGTGACCGCGAGGTCGCCTGGAAGCGCCAGGCCCGGTCGGAGAGCCAGCGCCGCACGTTCCCGACCCTGCTCCGCGACCTGCCGTACACCCGCGAGGAGACGATCGTCCTCGTCTACCTGCGGATGCGCCTGCGCGCCGACGCCCGACCGGGCCCGGACCAGGTCGTGGTCGACCGGTCCGAGATCCTCGGGCACGTGGCGGGCTTCCGTCCGGCGACCGCGACCGACCGCACCCGCGACGAGGGCCGGGTCGCGAAGGCCATCGAGCGCCTCGTGACGGCGCGCATCCTCATCCGCACCTCCGACCCGGACCGCTTCCGGGTGGCGAGCGTCGTCGAGGTGCTGCTCCCCCTGGAGCGCCTGCTCGAACTGGACGCCTGGTTGCGGACCACCACCGCGCAGGGCGAGGCGACCGCCCCGGGCGGCGAGCCGACCGACAGGGACGACCCGGGCCTCCCGGCAGACGGCGAAGCCGAGACCGACACCGACGACGAAGGCGAGACGGAAGCGTGA
- a CDS encoding DUF3375 family protein, which yields MTDVDLEFARVRAVLDRPTLRLMSRPTSATVLAVFRTVFDRDVQYVPADRMHLQVEEHVARLQAAGARVPASEQAEGEQEARPNGRALCREWVGAQWLVRSNSPDGDEQYSLTSHALEALSLVDALSADRALISESRLAMIVDAVHRWAARAEPDPDVQIRRIDAQIAELQAERERLEHGDDVVAVDDDRMRDGYTNISDLIRQLPSDFKRVEEAVATMHRSIVEDFRQEVRPIGEILDDYLARTDNLMEATPEGRAFEGAFELLRDDALLLRLRDDIATILSHPFAQGLGAGERRAFRNTVTILRQGIEDVLAQRRQLTATLRDQIVAHDVVRDRELDAVLRSINRGLATLMDQGGARDRIPLPLLPAAAEVGTLRERFYDPDAESVPPPIEEPDDDVFEDLDVEMLRRHGGPLLTELRAALRFAEADSSVDAFHGLPPEQRRPVELFGLAHLLTGREDFESATHLAQHRTVRPDGSPVTFHMPTAALTDERTPVGDAHDEHAQEAR from the coding sequence ATGACCGACGTCGACCTCGAGTTCGCCCGGGTCCGAGCGGTCCTCGACCGTCCGACCCTGCGGCTCATGTCCCGGCCGACCAGCGCCACGGTCCTCGCCGTGTTCCGCACGGTGTTCGACCGTGACGTGCAGTACGTCCCCGCCGACCGCATGCACCTGCAGGTCGAGGAGCACGTCGCGCGTCTGCAGGCCGCCGGCGCACGCGTCCCCGCCAGCGAGCAGGCCGAGGGCGAGCAGGAGGCCCGACCGAACGGCCGCGCGCTGTGCCGCGAGTGGGTCGGTGCGCAGTGGCTCGTGCGCTCGAACTCCCCCGACGGCGACGAGCAGTACTCGCTGACGAGCCACGCGCTCGAAGCCCTGAGCCTCGTCGACGCCCTGTCGGCCGACCGCGCGCTCATCAGCGAGAGCCGGCTGGCGATGATCGTCGACGCGGTGCACCGGTGGGCGGCCCGCGCCGAGCCCGATCCCGACGTGCAGATCCGCCGGATCGACGCCCAGATCGCCGAACTGCAGGCCGAGCGCGAGCGGCTCGAGCACGGCGACGACGTCGTGGCCGTCGACGACGACCGGATGCGCGACGGGTACACGAACATCTCGGACCTCATCCGCCAGCTGCCGAGCGACTTCAAGCGCGTGGAAGAGGCGGTCGCGACGATGCACCGCTCGATCGTCGAGGACTTCCGGCAGGAGGTCCGCCCCATCGGCGAGATCCTCGACGACTACCTGGCGCGCACGGACAACCTGATGGAGGCCACCCCCGAGGGCCGCGCCTTCGAGGGCGCGTTCGAGCTCCTGCGCGACGACGCCCTGCTGCTGCGGCTCCGCGACGACATCGCGACGATCCTGTCGCACCCGTTCGCGCAGGGGCTCGGCGCGGGCGAGCGGCGGGCCTTCCGCAACACCGTGACGATCCTGCGCCAGGGCATCGAGGACGTCCTCGCCCAGCGCCGCCAGCTCACCGCCACGCTCCGCGACCAGATCGTCGCGCACGACGTGGTGCGCGACCGCGAGCTCGACGCCGTGCTCCGCTCGATCAACCGCGGCCTCGCGACGTTGATGGACCAGGGCGGCGCGCGCGACCGCATCCCGCTGCCGCTCCTGCCGGCGGCCGCCGAGGTCGGCACGCTGCGCGAGCGCTTCTACGACCCGGACGCCGAGTCCGTGCCGCCGCCCATCGAGGAGCCCGACGACGACGTCTTCGAGGACCTCGACGTCGAGATGCTCCGCAGGCACGGCGGGCCGCTCCTGACCGAGCTGCGCGCGGCGCTCCGCTTCGCCGAGGCCGACTCCAGCGTCGACGCGTTCCACGGGCTGCCGCCCGAGCAGCGGCGGCCGGTCGAGCTCTTCGGCCTGGCGCACCTGCTGACGGGGCGCGAGGACTTCGAGTCCGCCACGCACCTCGCCCAGCACCGCACGGTTCGTCCCGACGGCAGTCCCGTCACCTTCCACATGCCCACCGCCGCACTCACCGACGAGCGCACACCGGTCGGCGACGCACACGACGAGCACGCACAGGAGGCACGGTGA
- a CDS encoding DUF3592 domain-containing protein has product MTDRGRPAGRRGSAWRTIAAGAGFLAAFVVAPLFGAVFVLGAVAGFVADGYRSHQDDEFRAVATATTGTVDEVDVRHFTDGLGPGRTECVPQVTGMANGRPHTWDSVDHAACGDVYEVGRQLQILYDPDDVDHAVLADREAPGVRSRATGVHVQVLLVGVALAAVGAGCWTWLVRSNRRLQRKREQA; this is encoded by the coding sequence ATGACCGACCGGGGACGTCCCGCCGGACGCCGAGGCAGCGCCTGGAGGACCATCGCCGCGGGCGCGGGGTTCCTCGCGGCGTTCGTCGTCGCGCCGCTGTTCGGGGCCGTCTTCGTCCTCGGCGCCGTCGCTGGGTTCGTCGCCGACGGGTACCGATCGCACCAGGACGACGAGTTCCGCGCGGTCGCGACGGCCACGACGGGGACCGTCGACGAGGTCGACGTGCGTCACTTCACCGACGGCCTCGGACCGGGCAGGACCGAGTGCGTGCCCCAGGTGACGGGGATGGCGAACGGGAGACCGCACACGTGGGACTCGGTGGACCACGCCGCCTGCGGCGACGTCTACGAGGTCGGCCGACAGCTGCAGATCCTGTACGACCCGGACGACGTCGACCACGCGGTGCTCGCGGACCGAGAGGCCCCAGGCGTGCGCTCGCGCGCCACCGGTGTGCACGTGCAGGTGCTCCTGGTCGGCGTCGCGCTCGCGGCCGTCGGCGCCGGGTGCTGGACGTGGCTGGTCCGCAGCAACCGGCGACTCCAGCGGAAGCGGGAACAGGCGTGA
- a CDS encoding TetR/AcrR family transcriptional regulator: protein MAATPSLRDQKKAALRDELSVTTVLLARERGLDNVRVEDIVRQVGVSRRTFGNYFSSKEDAIADRHVQRVRAAATDLAQHPDDEPLWAAVTAVLLAPYRARAVGPSGDDQSGLTAVLATPGMQSAVDRGARTANSVLAQAIAARLGVERDDPLPAAVAAAALSTLLTTLESWASSSDAGPLEPMLVAAFQRLGSGFDRLHV, encoded by the coding sequence ATGGCAGCAACCCCGTCGCTCCGCGACCAGAAGAAGGCGGCACTCCGCGACGAACTGAGCGTCACCACCGTGCTGCTGGCACGCGAGCGCGGCCTCGACAACGTCCGTGTCGAGGACATCGTCCGCCAGGTCGGCGTGTCCCGCCGGACGTTCGGCAACTACTTCTCGAGCAAGGAGGACGCGATCGCCGACCGCCACGTGCAACGTGTCCGGGCGGCGGCGACCGACCTCGCACAGCACCCGGACGACGAGCCGCTGTGGGCAGCGGTCACCGCGGTCCTGCTGGCGCCGTACCGGGCACGAGCGGTGGGGCCGTCCGGGGACGACCAGAGCGGCCTCACGGCCGTGCTCGCGACACCCGGCATGCAGTCCGCGGTCGATCGTGGCGCCCGGACCGCGAACAGCGTCCTCGCGCAGGCGATCGCCGCACGGCTCGGTGTCGAGCGCGACGATCCGCTGCCGGCGGCCGTCGCGGCGGCAGCGCTCTCCACCCTGCTGACCACCTTGGAGTCCTGGGCGTCGAGCAGCGACGCGGGCCCGCTCGAGCCGATGCTCGTCGCTGCCTTCCAGCGGCTCGGCAGCGGCTTCGACCGCCTGCACGTCTGA